Proteins encoded within one genomic window of Rhinolophus sinicus isolate RSC01 linkage group LG14, ASM3656204v1, whole genome shotgun sequence:
- the IMPA1 gene encoding inositol monophosphatase 1: MADPWQECMDFAVTLARQAGEVVREALKNEMNVMIKSSPADLVTATDQKVEKMLLSFIKEKYPSHSFIGEESVAAGEKSVLTDNPTWIIDPIDGTTNFVHRFPFVAVSIGFVVNKKMEFGVVYSCVEDKMYTGRRGKGAFCNGHRLQVSRQEDITKSLLVTELGSSRTPETVRIILSNMEKLLCIPIHGIRGVGTAAVNMCLVASGVADAYYEMGIHCWDMAGAGIIVTEAGGVLMDVTGGPFDLMSRRIIAAGSKTLAERIAKEIQIVPFQRDDED, from the exons ATGGCCGACCCTTGGCAGGAATGCATGGACTTCGCGGTAACCCTAGCAAGACAGGCTGGAGAG GTAGTTCGTGAAgctctaaaaaatgaaatgaatgttaTGATTAAAAGTTCCCCGGCCGATTTGGTAACTGCGACGGaccaaaaagttgaaaaaatgcTTCTCTCTTTCATAAAGGAAAAGTACCCATCTCACAG TTTCATTGGTGAGGAATCCGTGGCCGCCGGGGAGAAGAGTGTCCTGACCGACAACCCTACGTGGATCATCGACCCCATTGATGGGACGACCAACTTCGTACACAG atttcctttCGTTGCTGTTTCAATTGGCTTTGTTGTAAATAAAAAG ATGGAATTCGGAGTTGTGTACAGTTGTGTGGAGGACAAGATGTACACGGGCCGGAGAGGAAAAGGCGCCTTTTGTAACGGGCACAGACTGCAGGTTTCCCGGCAAGAAG ataTTACCAAATCACTCTTGGTGACTGAGTTGGGCTCTTCCAGAACACCAGAGACTGTAAGAATTATTCTATCTAATATGGAGAAGCTTCTTTGCATTCCCATTCATGG GATCCGAGGCGTTGGAACTGCAGCTGTTAACATGTGCCTTGTGGCCAGTGGGGTCGCAGACGCGTATTATGAAATGGGCATCCACTGCTGGGACATGGCAGGAGCTGGCATCATTGTCACCGAAGCTGGTGGCGTACTAATGGACGTGACAG GTGGACCATTTGATTTGATGTCACGAAGAATAATTGCTGCAGGTAGTAAAACCTTAGCAGAAAGGATAGCCAAAGAAATTCAGATAGTACCTTTCCAAAGAGACGATGAAGATTAA
- the SLC10A5 gene encoding sodium/bile acid cotransporter 5, giving the protein MIRKLFIVLLLSLVTLGEARKSFLSFLNIEDTEILLFTKTQETVVVRSSYRDKRPNSSYLFVRLEEPHVLQVVNVTKTLSDVTNFIIHLVTHEEGETNLTVQLWASEGRQERLIEEVRNVRVRVLRQRADSLFQASVHIDRNVLVLVLPLVLLNKCAFGCKIELQVFQTVWKRPLPVILGAVTQFFLMPFCGFLLTQILALPEAQAFGFVMTCTCPGGSGGYLFALLLEGDVTLAILMTCTSTLLALIMMPANSYLYSRVLGLSGTFHVPVSKIMSTLLFILVPVSVGIVIKRRLPEKANRLERIIRPLSFILMSVGIYLTFRMGLVLLKTVNLEVLLLGVLVPALGSLFGFSFAKISRLPLPVCKTVGIESGMLNSFLALAVIQLSFSQPKADLASVAPFTVAMCAGCEMLLILLFYKAKKRCTLITEDKRKQSPLI; this is encoded by the coding sequence ATGATTAGAAAACTTTTTATTGTCTTGCTTTTGTCATTGGTGACTCTGGGAGAAGCAAGGAAATCATTTCTCAGTTTTCTGAATATAGAAGACACTGAAATACTACTTTTCACAAAGACCCAAGAAACCGTCGTCGTAAGATCGAGTTACAGAGATAAACGGCCAAACTCCAGCTACCTCTTTGTGCGGTTAGAAGAGCCTCACGTGCTGCAGGTGGTGAACGTGACCAAGACCTTGTCAGATGTGACAAACTTTATCATCCACCTAGTGACACATGAAGAAGGAGAGACAAACCTGACCGTTCAGCTGTGGGCCTCTGAAGGTAGGCAAGAAAGACTCATTGAAGAAGTAAGGAATGTCAGAGTCAGAGTGCTCAGACAAAGAGCAGACAGCCTCTTCCAGGCCTCAGTGCACATTGATAGAAATGTCCTCGTGCTTGTTCTACCCCTGGTGCTGCTGAATAAGTGTGCATTTGGCTGCAAGATTGAATTGCAGGTGTTTCAGACAGTGTGGAAGAGACCCTTGCCGGTAATTCTGGGGGCGGTGACACAGTTTTTTCTGATGCCATTTTGTGGCTTCCTTTTGACTCAGATTTTGGCATTGCCTGAGGCCCAGGCTTTTGGATTTGTGATGACCTGCACGTGCCCCGGAGGGAGTGGAGGCTACCTGTTTGCTCTGCTTCTGGAGGGAGATGTCACTCTGGCCATTTTGATGACTTGCACGTCCACGTTATTGGCCCTGATAATGATGCCTGCCAATTCTTACCTGTACAGTAGGGTGTTAGGCCTGTCTGGCACATTCCATGTTCCTGTTTCGAAAATTATGTCAACACTCCTTTTTATACTTGTACCGGTATCAGTTGGAATAGTCATCAAGCGTCGACTGCCCGAAAAAGCAAACCGCCTGGAGAGAATCATTAGACctctgagttttattttaatgtctgtaggGATTTATTTGACTTTCAGAATGGGGTTAGTGTTGCTAAAAACAGTTAACCTAGAGGTGCTTCTGTTGGGTGTCCTCGTTCCTGCTTTGGGTTCGTTGTTTGGGTTCTCCTTTGCTAAAATCTCTAGGCTGCCTCTTCCTGTTTGTAAAACGGTTGGTATCGAAAGTGGGATGTTAAATAGCTTCTTAGCCCTGGCCGTTATCCAGCTCTCTTTTTCCCAGCCGAAGGCAGACTTAGCTTCTGTGGCTCCTTTCACAGTGGCCATGTGTGCTGGATGTGAAATGTTACTGATCCTTCTGTTCTACAAGGCTAAGAAAAGATGTACCCTTATCACAGaagataaaaggaaacaaagtccCCTGATCTAA